Proteins co-encoded in one Desulfovibrio inopinatus DSM 10711 genomic window:
- a CDS encoding helix-turn-helix domain-containing protein produces the protein MKISEQQRQHLIRSRKDADMTFCELNQITGLKPSELSMIESGHMDCDQEAYKLICDALGVEAIESSQKNVTNVPTSKEHSPHVSGEAICLSCKHEWVAVVPVGTTWLKCPNCGLLKGTGKYPVVPEMHWLCTCGTPIFYITQKGAICPMCGTIQAW, from the coding sequence GTGAAAATATCTGAACAGCAACGCCAACACCTCATCAGGTCACGCAAAGATGCGGACATGACGTTCTGCGAACTGAACCAAATAACCGGCCTCAAGCCGAGTGAACTCAGCATGATAGAGAGTGGGCACATGGACTGCGACCAAGAGGCGTACAAGCTGATTTGTGATGCGCTTGGGGTTGAAGCGATTGAATCGTCACAAAAGAACGTCACCAACGTCCCAACATCAAAAGAGCACTCACCGCATGTTTCAGGTGAAGCAATATGCCTGAGCTGCAAGCATGAATGGGTTGCCGTCGTGCCTGTCGGCACAACGTGGCTGAAATGCCCCAACTGCGGTTTACTCAAAGGGACGGGGAAATATCCCGTTGTCCCAGAAATGCATTGGCTGTGCACATGCGGAACGCCCATATTTTATATCACGCAGAAAGGCGCAATATGTCCCATGTGTGGAACGATACAGGCATGGTGA